TTCTCAATCATATAATTTGCTTGTAGATAGTATAATAACTTCTGAAGATGTAGATTGTTAATTTGTTTCTCTTTATACTCTTCAATTATATAATTTGCTACAGATATAGCATTCTTAGACATAAGTACCTCTCCTTTCAATAAAGATCATAATTATAAATGCACAAAAATAGACAGTATTCAAACTGCCTTTTGTCATGATTGTGTCTGTATTCGGTATTAATATGACAAAAAGCTTTGCCATCAACTTTTTCGGAACCTACGTTCTTCTTTGTTTACTTATTATATACCCTATAGTTGCACAGTTGCAACACTTTCCTGTCAAAAAAAGCTTTATAAATATAATTCCAACAAAATTAAAGCCGAATGATTATATTTCCAAAAAGTAACGATAATCTTACAAATGTTCTAAAAACGTTACAAATTGTTAGTAAAAATGACGGTTTATCGTATCAAACAATATCTAAATAATTGGTTTAATTTGTAATTTTATTTTCTAGATATAAATGAATTCAAATAAACAAAATATAAAAAAAAAAAAAACCACCCACCATATAGGTGGATAGTCTGCAAAACATTCAGATAGGTTAGCATTTGTTAGTAAATAGACGGTTTTGATACTAGTATTATCTATAAAGGTAAGGTTTTGATAGGTTTTTGTAGTAGCCTCTACAACTTAAAACCTTGCCTATTTTATCTTTCCCCTTTATGTGACAAAACCTTAACATTTATTAACACTGATCATTTACATCTATCCAGGTAAAGAAAAGCGGTTACCCATACCCTTTCACTACCCTCCATACCTTACGTAAACTTTTTATTGAAACACCCTAATACTGCATCCTTAGATTTATCATGTATTGGTACTTTTCAAAATGATAATCCGCTTAATTTTCTCACCTCAACACCTCCCGAAAACACCTAAATAATAAACGAAAATATATATAGTCAAACTCTTAGTATAAGCAATAAAATAATAAACTAATGCTCTAATATCGGGCATTAGTTTATTTCTCTCGCGCGCGTGAGACTATGTCAACATTCGTCAACATAGTGTATCGAAATCTATACACTCCTAATACGCGCGTGAAGAAACATTAACATTCCTTAACATTTTAGATTTTATCTTCACGTGCAAGGCAATCTCAAGTTTATTCAAGTTTTCAGTTACTTTATTCCTCTATAACATCATTTTCATACATATACAACGCTCTATCAAGACTATTAATAACACCATCGTGTTTAATATCTAAAGTTACCCCACCAAATCTATAAGTAGTTGCTGTTTTATTTAGTTCAACATCTGTTAAATACCTTACTTGTTCAGAAATTTCATTGATCAGCTTATCAAGTTTCGTTCCTTTAGCTTCAGGTATCTCTAACATACCGCCGTTAGATGTCACAATATCATTTAATCGTCTTAAAGCTAACGGGTTGTTTTCGTACTTTCTAACATACTTGCTTAAATCTTCGCCTTTTTGATATGTTTTTTCAATCATTGTTAACTCGGCCATAATATCTTGTGTCATGCTCTCTTCTTTTTGTTCGATGCGTGCCACCTCTTTTGTTTTAGCCTCGTCTAAGCCTGCATAAATACTACTTCGTAATTTTCCTAATTCTGTTTCAATGTGTTTTTTAAAGCCATTTAAGTACTCTCTAGCGTCAGAGGGTAACATACGATTATTTTCAAGTTCTTCATTAACCCTCTTGCTCTCATCATTATAACGCTCAATATACTTCTTTGTTTCATTCGCTAACTCTTTTGTTTTTAACACTAAATTTTTAACTGTCATTTTTATTCCACCTTTTTTATTATTATCGTCAAGCATTTAACACATATATACTTGTTAATTATCTTCATGCAATTCATCAAAATATTTAGATACTTTACGGCTTAAATATGCTTTTTTCCGTTCGGTATTAATCTGTGATTCTATGTCCAAATACTGTTTGTATAGCTCGTACACCTCGGTTAAAAGTCTTCTTTTAATACCTTCATCGAGATACTTCCTTTCAGCACAGTACAAATCTATGCTTTTCTGTTCATCCGGCTTGAAATTGCTTAAAACTTCATAAAACATACGTTTCTTAACATCTGATTTCTCAATGTATCGTTCCAAGTTGTATTTATGGCCAATTATTCTAGGTACAAGATTTTCTATCCTTTCGGAAGAGTATGTAATTGCTGTGTCTCTTGAACCACCCCAACTAGCACAGGATACATTGCGATCATATAAACAAGATATCTTATATTTCATTTCTCTTATTACTTCATCAATTTCATACGGATTGAAATAGAGTAAAAACTCATCCTCTGTTAAAAAGTCATTGAATAGCGATATTACATAACACCTCCAAAACCACAAAATATATAAAAATCTTGTTGAAAAACTGATAAATTCATAGATGTTAGCAAAATGCTTACACAGGACTGATTACGCTTAAGCCCTTTAATATCAAGGGTTTGAGCTGTTTTTATAATGTAAGCAAAAGTTTCCAAACTTTTTTATACCTTATACGTGCATATCTGACACAGTGCTACACCCTGCCCACCGCTATACTCTATATATCTATCTCTTATATATATAATTGCTTACAATGCTTACAAGTATAGAGAAGTCAACGGACTGTAAGAGTTAATTGTCAGCAAGTTTGTAAGCATTGTGTCAGCATGTCAGCAAACTAAAGCAATTATCTATTGACCATAAAACCACGAGTATGGCCGTATTTTTTAGTAAAATCGTACTTTGTAAATCTTATGGAGCTTTTAGGCTTAAGCCACTCGATACTGTTGAGAGCATTATTAATCTTTCGTTTTTGTGATGTAGTGGCCATGCCTTTACCAAATATGATGTTATCCCAAACCATTTCCCAATTGATTCTATCCAGGTACTCATAATCATCCTCTTGTACCTCTCCTAAAGTGCCATCTAATTCATGAAGCGGAGTATCAAGATAAGCGATTATCCTATCTGCCAGGCCATCATCTTCCGTGTGTAGCTTTTGCACTTCCTGGGCTTGTTCTATGATGTCTCCATCACTTTTAGGATCTAACACATTAGATAAGCCTAAACGGTATTTATCGACGGCCTCAGCCCAAATCTGATTAATAACCTCATCTGTTAAATCACTAAACACATTAAATTTACTTTCTTGAGTGCCAACATCAATAGGATAAAAACGTCTTGCACCTGTTGAATCGTTTAAAAATTCACGGTTATTAGTAGTGCCAAAGAAAACGCATTGTCTTGGCTTTCTTGTTTGATGCCTTTGATATGGCTCTCTATAAGTATCTACTTGAGATGATACAAACTGTTTAACATCCTCAACCTCTTTTTTATTCCAACTGGCCAACTCAGAAAATTCAATGATCCATGAACCCTGTAGAGCCATATAACCATCTTTATCTGAAATCTTAATAATTGAATCGTTAAACCATTCTTTAGCTAATCGCTTGAGGATATATGACTTCCCAACACCCTGGTGGCCGTATAGCACTATCATAGTATCGTGCTTGCATCCTGGCTCATATATACGCTTAATTGCACCAATAAACGATAATTCAGTTATTCGCTTAATATAAGCTGTGTTTGGAGCTCCCAGGTAGTCTATAAATAACGAGTTAAGTCTTGGCTCACCATCCCACTCAAGACTATCTAAGTATTCTTTTACAGGATGATAGGTATTTTTATAGAATGTTTCATTGAGCAGGTCTCTTATCCGGTTATCACCCTCTACACCGTACACATTACTGATATAGTTCTTAAGGGCTGACTCATCATTATCCGTCCAATATACTGATGTGTCTCCAGGTAATCTCCAAAATGGCTTGTCACCTATCTCCCGAGTACTGCTAAACTCATTGAAGCGGAATATGTTTTTTAACTTTGAATCGTTCTCGATAATAAGATTCATATTTCGTCTTGAGTTTAGTATTGTTCCGGTTTTGCTGTTTATCTCAAGACGTTTAAGCCAGTCTTTATTATCCTCAGCCTGTGTCTCGACAATCTCTTCAAATTCATCCTCAGCACGTTGTAAATGATATGTGCTGTATGTCTTTTTATTCTGAGTTAAATACTGATCACAGCATTTCACAATAGAATAATAGCCGTATGATGTGTGAGTCTCGGGATGTAGCGGATGCCGTCTAGGTGATTCCCATTTTTCACGGCCACACAATGGACTGTCTGACATCATCTCATAAACTAACTGATAGTTTAAATCACTATAGAACAGTAAATCATTTATAAGAGAATAATCAGCGTTACTATGTGACTCGAACCCTAAGGACTGATAATCACCAGTATTAAGTAACGTCAATATCCTATCTTTCTTTTCTTGGTTTGTACTTTTTTCAATACGTCTTAAAACTTCTTTAGCGTCCATTGATTCATCTACTGGTATATCTAATAACGCTTGTAGATTTTTCATAGGCTCAATATTAGTACCGTACTTGTTATATAGCTTGTTTGCCAATTCTTGTTGCCCTGTAACCTCTAAAGTGCCTAACACATGTCCTGTAACTGTAAAAAATCTAGCCATACTATAGGCTTCTATGTTGCCGTCCCTGTTATTAAAACCAGGGTGAAATTGGTCGGGTACATCTGCTATAATATATAGGTGAACACCGTTTCCGGATGGTGATAATTCTGTGTAAGTTTTATCTTTCCAATTATCAATAAATTTATGATCACTTATCTTTTTACTGTCGATATTATCTAAATCAATACCAATAATTTTCGCTTTAGCATCAAACACAAAGCCTATACCATCAAATCCACCCTTATCATAAAGGGCTTTAGCTTTATCAAATGATAGCCATGTCTTGCTGTCAGTTGATGAGGCTTTTTTTGTTTTTGTGTAGTAAGGTACTTTGGTATAAGTGCCGTTTTTCGTCCTAGCTTTTTTCCATAACACCCAATTATCATGAGCCTTTAGCTCACCTGGAACATTATCGAATAATGGTTTTAGTATTTCAGTATCTATATTTAACGCCATTCAATATTTTCACCTCACTTCTTAATTAATATTGTTCTTTTGTTTCATCCTTAAATAGCACTGTAACAACGTGCATTGTATAACCGTTGTCATTGTAAATATTTACTTTCACATCTTGCACATTGCACCAAGGCTGTGACATGAAAGTATTGACACGGTTATCAAAGTAGATCGGCAATTCATCTTTCTGACATATAAACGTTTGTATTTGCAAAAGGGACTCACCTCTAGTCTTTTCGGTATTTTTATTACTGAAAAAATTTTTAGGTAATAATTCTAGCCAATCTCCTAGTTTGAACATTATGAAATCCCCTTTCGATTGTATAGTGTGTTAAAATTAATTAGCTTTAATGTTTAATCATTGAAGTTATTTAACTGCTGATAGTGTGTCGGTTTGGTCGCTGTGTACACTATCAGCACTTTTACTTTTAATTTCATTCATTGCTCTTCATCCTCCATATTCACAACTTCAATCAATGCGTTACTCACTCCCATTGCAACTACTCGGACATATTCTAAAGGAGTTAACTCCGATTTAAGAACAACCCCCTCGGCTTTAAATTCAAGTTCAAATAAATCATTTTCAGCTTCATCCTTTGCAATACTTACTAACACATCGACTAATTTATAAATTTCTTTCATTTGTTTGTCTGACATTTTATAGCTCTCCTTTTTCTTCTAATTTAATTAATTCAAATCCAAATACTACAAAACTTCCTAAAGCAAAAAAGTATATTAGATATTCTTGTATTACCGCGTGATCAGTAGCCTGTGTGACAAATACAGTGGCTAATAACGTATACAATATAAACTTGAGTAACAACTTCATTATAAAATCACCTCCTCAATAATGTTTTTTGTGTTTGAACTTAAGAAATTCTTCAAAAACTTCTATGTTCACCAAAGTTAGTGTGGCCGAGACATCTACGCAGATACGATCTTTAAACTCCGGCATTTCCTCAGCTTCTTTAATGAAGCGGTAGCATGTCGCTTTACTTACATTAAATAGTTTTGGTAATGTACTGACCTTTGCGTAAATCATCTTAACCGGTGCTACCTGGTCATCACTTAACACTGAATTACTTGGATGTGGCTTTTGCATTTCAACTACATTATTCATTTAATATCCCCCTCTCTTTTCATGTTTCAATAATTCATAACTACAGAACATAAGCATTAAGAAAAATGCTGTTCCATATACAATATGGTGTTCATGACTAAATTGAGTTGCAACTAACACACTAAACACTGAATAGAAAATTGTCTTAATGATCATCATTTAAATCACCTCCTAATCGTTGAAAAATATTTCATGCACTTGCTGAGGGTTTAACCCTAATACTTTAGCGATACCATTAATTTCATCCCTCTGAAACTCTGTTTCACCTCTCATTTTTCTGTAATAAGATTCTCTACTCATGTGTACACCTACGCCCCCTAATGTTCTTAAAAATTCACTTATCTTGAAATTTTGGCGAACAACCTCAGCCTTTAATAGTGAGACTTTCATAATAAAAATCACCTCCTAAGACACATTAAAAAGTGTCCTTTATGAAACAAATATATTTCAATTTAATCGAGCTGTCAATATAAATATTGCTATAAAAGACACTTTTATTTTATTTTTTTATATATTTGTGGCTTTTTCGACACTATTCAAGTACTATATATACATAATCACACTATGAGGAGTTGATAATTTGAGAGAGCATTTAAAAAATAGAAGAAAAGAATTAGGACTAACATTAGAACAAGTTGGCCAAAGCGTTGGAGTTGGTAAATCAACTATAAGAAGATGGGAAAACGGCTTAATAAATAATATAGGTAGCGATAAAATCTTATTACTCGCTAAGGCTTTAAAAGTATCGCCATCATTCATATTAGGAGATAACGATAATCATGATCCTATAATTGTTTTTGATGACCGCGAACTAATTGATAAATTATTAAAAGAGAATTTACCGGCTTATACGCAAGAATTATCAGAAATCACTTATGAAGCCTCAAGTATGAAAAATACTAATCAAAAATTATTATTGAGGATAATTGAAGCAATTAAACACAACCAGGAGGACTAGGCCATGTATTGCGTACCCTTTATTGATAAACACGGTAAACAAAGATATCGCTTTTACGAAAGCTACAAAGATCCTCTGACTGAAAAGAAGAAATATGTATCCGTGGTTATGAATAAGGATACGAAACCATCACAGAGGGAAGCACAGAAGTTATTAGATGAGAAAATTAAACAGAAGATTACGGATAAGACACCACAGTCACTTAAGACACTTACATTTCACCAGGCATGTGATGAATGGTTTGAGAATTACAAAACTGTGTCCGGTAGCAAACAATCAACCATTACAACTAAGTTATACAAAGTCAAACACATTAAAAGAAACATCAATAAGGACATCCTAGTTAAGAATATGAATACTGAGATAGTCCAGGATCTAATTAATTCAGCAAGTAAAGACAACTTAAGCCATAAAGTTATTAAAGATGCTATGAGTATCATCAGAAACATCATGAAGCATACACAAAAGAAATATAAACTTGCTGATATATCATACCTGGATGATGTCGTTATCCCTAAACAAGCCAAGACACGAGATGAAGTTAAAGCAAAGCGTGAAAATTATTTAGAAATGTCCGAGATACAGTTAATCATTGATAAACTGAACGAGATGGCCACTTTAAAGCGTGCTGGATACATGAAGTTATCTTTTATAATGACTGCTTATATCGTTGAGTTTATGGCCTTAAATGGAATGCGAGTGGGGGAATGTTTGGCCATACAGCCAAATAACATTGACTTTGATAAGAAAACACTTGAAATAGACGGGACAATACACTGGATAGATGATGGTACCGGCCACGGTGTAAAAGATACTACTAAAACCGAAGCATCTTATAGAACAATATCACTCACAACAAGAAGCTGTGATATTTTGCGTAAAGTCATGCTAGAGAACAAGAAAGCTTTACAGTGGGAACGTATGTACAAAGATAGAGGGTTTATATTCACTAATCACTATGGTAATCCTATGGCTCTCTCATCCATCAATCGCAATATACAAATGGCTGTAAGCTTAATTAAAGATAAAGACGGTAAACAAATCATTACCAAGCACGTGACCACTCACACGCTAAGACACAGCCACATATCACTACTTAGCCAATTAGGTGTGTCTCTTAAAGCTATAATGGAACGTGTTGGCCACACTGATCATAAAACAACATTACAAATATACAGTCATGTTACTGAACAGATGGATAAAGACATGATGAGTAAATTAGAAGCGGTGGGGAGATAATGAATACATTGATAGTTGCGTTACTATTAACAGTATTATTTGCTATAGTTACACAATGGCTAATTGTAGCAGTTATAAGAATATTTAAATTAGAAGAGAATACTGACTTAACTTATATAATATTATTTGTAGCTTATATATCCTTGCTAATTAAATACCACAAAAGTATAACAGAAAACTTTTATGAGATTAGTTTAGTTTTTATAATTACTTCCCTCCTACTTAATTGGATATATTCAAACTATCTGCATAGTGTATCTAGTGATATTCCTACTGAAAACATGGGAAAAAGTGCAGTAGAACTTATTGAACTATTAGTAACATCCATACTTTTAGTAAGCCCTAGAAATGTAAAATCTACAAGTACATGCGTAAAAAAAGAAGTAAAAGCCTCAATTAATAAACAACGTTTGGTTCTTTATATAATTGCATTTATTTGTAGCATCTTTGCGC
Above is a window of Macrococcoides canis DNA encoding:
- a CDS encoding VapE domain-containing protein encodes the protein MALNIDTEILKPLFDNVPGELKAHDNWVLWKKARTKNGTYTKVPYYTKTKKASSTDSKTWLSFDKAKALYDKGGFDGIGFVFDAKAKIIGIDLDNIDSKKISDHKFIDNWKDKTYTELSPSGNGVHLYIIADVPDQFHPGFNNRDGNIEAYSMARFFTVTGHVLGTLEVTGQQELANKLYNKYGTNIEPMKNLQALLDIPVDESMDAKEVLRRIEKSTNQEKKDRILTLLNTGDYQSLGFESHSNADYSLINDLLFYSDLNYQLVYEMMSDSPLCGREKWESPRRHPLHPETHTSYGYYSIVKCCDQYLTQNKKTYSTYHLQRAEDEFEEIVETQAEDNKDWLKRLEINSKTGTILNSRRNMNLIIENDSKLKNIFRFNEFSSTREIGDKPFWRLPGDTSVYWTDNDESALKNYISNVYGVEGDNRIRDLLNETFYKNTYHPVKEYLDSLEWDGEPRLNSLFIDYLGAPNTAYIKRITELSFIGAIKRIYEPGCKHDTMIVLYGHQGVGKSYILKRLAKEWFNDSIIKISDKDGYMALQGSWIIEFSELASWNKKEVEDVKQFVSSQVDTYREPYQRHQTRKPRQCVFFGTTNNREFLNDSTGARRFYPIDVGTQESKFNVFSDLTDEVINQIWAEAVDKYRLGLSNVLDPKSDGDIIEQAQEVQKLHTEDDGLADRIIAYLDTPLHELDGTLGEVQEDDYEYLDRINWEMVWDNIIFGKGMATTSQKRKINNALNSIEWLKPKSSIRFTKYDFTKKYGHTRGFMVNR
- a CDS encoding helix-turn-helix domain-containing protein, with translation MREHLKNRRKELGLTLEQVGQSVGVGKSTIRRWENGLINNIGSDKILLLAKALKVSPSFILGDNDNHDPIIVFDDRELIDKLLKENLPAYTQELSEITYEASSMKNTNQKLLLRIIEAIKHNQED
- a CDS encoding tyrosine-type recombinase/integrase, translated to MYCVPFIDKHGKQRYRFYESYKDPLTEKKKYVSVVMNKDTKPSQREAQKLLDEKIKQKITDKTPQSLKTLTFHQACDEWFENYKTVSGSKQSTITTKLYKVKHIKRNINKDILVKNMNTEIVQDLINSASKDNLSHKVIKDAMSIIRNIMKHTQKKYKLADISYLDDVVIPKQAKTRDEVKAKRENYLEMSEIQLIIDKLNEMATLKRAGYMKLSFIMTAYIVEFMALNGMRVGECLAIQPNNIDFDKKTLEIDGTIHWIDDGTGHGVKDTTKTEASYRTISLTTRSCDILRKVMLENKKALQWERMYKDRGFIFTNHYGNPMALSSINRNIQMAVSLIKDKDGKQIITKHVTTHTLRHSHISLLSQLGVSLKAIMERVGHTDHKTTLQIYSHVTEQMDKDMMSKLEAVGR